One segment of Alphaproteobacteria bacterium DNA contains the following:
- a CDS encoding TlyA family RNA methyltransferase, which translates to MPAVKRVRVDVLLLERELVESRTRAQASIMAGLVYSGDRRIDKAGETLNADAPLTLRGPEHPWVSRGGLKLVRALDHFAIDPKGLLCLDVGASTGGFTDVLLSRNAAGVIAVDVGRGQLAWKLREDRRVTVMEGVNARHLTQRDVPDPVDLIVCDASFIGLEKVLPAPMSLAAPDARLVALIKPQFQLDRAAIGKGGIVRDPERRREACDFVTQWLDSQPGWSVLGVTESPIAGAKGNIEYLVAAARNDADAPRQN; encoded by the coding sequence ATGCCGGCTGTAAAGCGGGTTCGGGTCGACGTTCTCCTCCTTGAACGGGAACTGGTTGAAAGCCGGACCCGGGCGCAGGCGTCGATCATGGCCGGGCTCGTCTATTCCGGCGACCGCAGGATCGACAAGGCTGGTGAGACGCTGAATGCCGATGCGCCGCTGACCCTGCGCGGCCCGGAGCACCCCTGGGTTTCAAGAGGCGGATTGAAACTGGTCCGCGCGCTGGACCATTTCGCCATTGACCCCAAGGGCCTGCTTTGCCTGGACGTAGGCGCATCCACCGGCGGATTTACCGATGTCCTGCTTTCGCGGAATGCGGCAGGCGTAATAGCGGTCGATGTCGGTCGTGGCCAACTGGCGTGGAAACTGCGGGAAGACAGGCGGGTCACCGTCATGGAGGGCGTCAACGCCCGCCATCTGACGCAACGGGACGTTCCCGACCCCGTCGATCTCATCGTTTGCGACGCAAGTTTTATCGGTCTGGAAAAGGTCCTGCCCGCCCCGATGTCACTCGCCGCGCCCGACGCGCGCCTGGTTGCCCTGATCAAGCCGCAGTTTCAGCTGGACCGTGCCGCCATCGGCAAGGGCGGTATCGTCCGCGATCCCGAGCGGCGCCGAGAAGCCTGTGATTTCGTGACACAGTGGCTGGACAGCCAGCCCGGATGGTCGGTTCTGGGCGTAACGGAAAGCCCGATCGCCGGCGCGAAGGGAAATATCGAATATCTGGTCGCGGCGGCGCGGAACGACGCCGACGCGCCGCGTCAGAATTAA
- the dxs gene encoding 1-deoxy-D-xylulose-5-phosphate synthase, with protein sequence MKISTPLLDTVTFPSDIRKLGETKLRQLADELRAETIDAVSQTGGHLGAGLGVVELTVAIHHVFDTPHDRLIFDVGHQCYPHKILTGRRDRIRTLRQRGGLSGFTKRSESEYDPFGAAHSSTSISSGLGMKVASDLMGVKRNVVCVIGDGAMSAGMAYEAMNNAGSMDARLIVILNDNDMSIAPPVGALSAHLSRLISSKPYRSLRHLGGIIANKFPKPVGQAAKKAEEYARGMVTGGTLFEELGFYYVGPIDGHNLDHLLPILKNVRDDTESGPILVHCVTQKGKGYDPAEKSDDKYHGVGKFDVITGAQQKGISNAPSYTKVFAQSLIREAETDDRICTITAAMPSGTGLDLFAERFPDRTFDVGIAEQHGVTFAAGLATEGMKPFAAIYSTFLQRGYDQVVHDVAIQRLPVRFAIDRAGVVGADGITHCGAYDMTYLGCLPEFVIMAAADEAELVHMVATAVRIDDRPSAFRYPRGDGVGVEMPSVGVPLEIGKGRILREGNTVAILSLGTRLAESLKAAEDLAARGLSTTVADARFMKPLDEDMIRRLASEHEVLITVEEGAIGGFGSHVLQFLALTGKLDSGLKVRPLCLPDRFIDQDSQFNQYDNAGLNARHIVATALTALGHDWVEEPARA encoded by the coding sequence GTGAAAATCAGTACGCCATTGCTGGATACGGTAACGTTTCCAAGCGATATTCGCAAACTGGGGGAGACTAAGCTCCGGCAGCTTGCCGACGAGTTGCGTGCCGAAACCATCGATGCCGTGTCGCAGACCGGTGGCCATCTCGGTGCCGGCCTTGGTGTTGTGGAGTTAACGGTCGCCATTCACCACGTTTTCGATACCCCTCATGATCGCCTGATTTTCGATGTCGGTCACCAGTGTTACCCCCACAAGATACTGACCGGCCGGCGCGACCGCATCCGGACCCTGCGCCAGCGCGGCGGCTTGTCCGGTTTCACCAAACGTTCGGAGAGCGAGTACGACCCCTTCGGCGCGGCGCACAGTTCCACGTCGATATCCTCGGGTCTCGGGATGAAAGTCGCCAGCGACCTGATGGGCGTAAAGCGAAACGTGGTCTGCGTGATCGGCGATGGCGCGATGAGTGCGGGCATGGCCTATGAGGCGATGAATAATGCCGGTTCGATGGACGCCCGGTTGATCGTCATTCTGAACGACAACGACATGTCAATCGCGCCCCCGGTCGGGGCCTTGAGCGCGCATCTGTCACGGCTTATCTCGTCCAAACCCTACCGGTCGCTCCGGCATCTGGGCGGTATCATTGCCAACAAATTTCCGAAACCGGTGGGACAGGCAGCAAAGAAGGCCGAAGAGTACGCGCGCGGCATGGTCACGGGCGGCACGTTGTTCGAGGAACTCGGCTTTTATTATGTCGGGCCGATTGACGGCCATAACCTGGACCACCTCCTTCCGATTCTGAAGAACGTGCGCGACGATACCGAATCCGGCCCGATCCTGGTTCACTGCGTCACCCAGAAAGGCAAGGGATACGATCCCGCCGAAAAATCCGACGACAAGTATCATGGCGTCGGCAAGTTCGATGTCATCACGGGCGCGCAGCAGAAGGGCATCTCGAACGCCCCGTCCTACACCAAGGTCTTTGCGCAGAGCCTGATCCGGGAAGCCGAGACGGACGACCGGATCTGCACCATTACGGCGGCGATGCCCTCCGGGACCGGCCTCGACCTGTTTGCGGAACGGTTTCCGGACCGGACCTTCGACGTCGGCATTGCCGAACAGCATGGTGTTACCTTTGCAGCCGGTCTCGCCACCGAAGGCATGAAGCCCTTTGCCGCGATTTATTCTACCTTTCTGCAGCGCGGTTATGATCAGGTCGTGCATGACGTCGCAATCCAGCGGCTGCCCGTGCGATTTGCAATCGACCGGGCCGGCGTTGTCGGCGCCGACGGCATTACCCATTGCGGCGCCTATGACATGACCTATCTCGGCTGTCTGCCGGAATTCGTCATCATGGCGGCGGCGGATGAGGCCGAACTGGTCCACATGGTCGCCACCGCCGTGCGGATCGACGATCGCCCCTCGGCGTTCCGGTACCCCCGCGGCGATGGTGTCGGTGTGGAAATGCCGAGTGTCGGCGTGCCTCTGGAAATCGGCAAGGGCCGGATTCTGCGCGAAGGTAATACGGTTGCGATCCTTTCGCTGGGCACACGCCTGGCCGAGTCGCTCAAGGCGGCGGAAGACCTGGCTGCACGCGGCCTGTCGACCACTGTTGCCGATGCCCGCTTCATGAAGCCGTTGGACGAGGACATGATCCGGCGGCTGGCCTCCGAACATGAGGTCCTGATCACAGTCGAGGAAGGCGCCATTGGCGGGTTTGGCAGTCATGTGCTGCAGTTCCTGGCATTGACCGGAAAACTGGATTCCGGACTGAAGGTGCGCCCCCTCTGTCTGCCGGACCGGTTTATCGATCAGGACAGCCAGTTCAATCAATACGACAATGCCGGATTGAATGCCCGGCACATTGTCGCTACCGCGCTAACCGCACTTGGCCATGACTGGGTGGAAGAACCCGCCCGCGCCTGA
- a CDS encoding polyprenyl synthetase family protein, with protein sequence MSSVAPSTFALEKSLREAASDVESVLDRMLSNPDGPESRLFESMRYATFGGGKRFRPFLVIQSAKLFSVQKAAALRVAAAIELVHCYSLVHDDLPAMDDDDLRRGKPTVHKQFDEATAILAGDALLTLAFEVLADHRTHENAEVRTELISALARAAGARGMVGGQMLDLAAESVELDIGAITRLQRLKTGAIIAFSCEAGAILGRASVDARDALRGYAHDLGLAFQISDDLLDVEGTIEETGKTVGKDASAGKGTFVSILGIERARAQAKLLAAQAVEHLAMFEEAADLLRNAATFVVERRS encoded by the coding sequence TTGAGTAGCGTAGCCCCATCGACATTCGCACTGGAAAAGTCCCTTCGCGAAGCCGCAAGCGATGTGGAAAGTGTGCTGGATCGCATGTTGAGTAACCCTGACGGGCCCGAATCCCGTCTTTTCGAGTCAATGCGTTACGCGACATTTGGCGGCGGCAAGCGATTCCGGCCCTTTCTGGTCATCCAGAGTGCGAAACTGTTCTCCGTACAGAAGGCCGCGGCGCTTCGCGTGGCGGCGGCGATCGAACTGGTTCACTGTTATTCGCTGGTGCATGACGACCTGCCGGCAATGGACGATGACGACCTTCGCCGCGGCAAACCGACGGTTCACAAGCAGTTCGACGAAGCCACTGCGATCCTCGCCGGCGACGCCCTGCTGACACTGGCCTTCGAGGTTCTGGCAGATCACCGCACCCATGAAAATGCCGAAGTCCGCACCGAACTGATTTCGGCGCTGGCCAGGGCCGCCGGGGCGCGTGGCATGGTCGGCGGACAGATGCTGGACCTGGCCGCGGAAAGCGTGGAACTGGATATCGGCGCGATTACCCGCCTGCAACGGTTGAAAACAGGGGCGATTATCGCATTTTCATGTGAGGCGGGTGCTATTCTGGGTCGGGCATCGGTGGATGCGCGGGATGCGTTGCGGGGATATGCCCATGATCTGGGACTGGCCTTTCAGATTTCAGACGATCTGCTTGACGTCGAAGGAACGATAGAGGAAACAGGGAAAACCGTCGGCAAGGATGCCAGCGCTGGTAAAGGCACGTTCGTATCCATACTTGGAATAGAGCGAGCGCGTGCGCAGGCAAAACTGCTGGCGGCGCAAGCGGTGGAGCATCTGGCCATGTTTGAGGAAGCCGCCGACCTATTGAGAAATGCTGCGACTTTCGTCGTGGAGAGGCGCAGCTAG
- a CDS encoding exodeoxyribonuclease VII small subunit has product MAGGEDIQDGIAKMGFEDALKELEQIVRSLESGDAKLDEAISSYERGAALKKHCEAKLAEAKSRIERISFSNEGARTEQANIE; this is encoded by the coding sequence ATGGCGGGTGGCGAGGATATTCAGGACGGCATTGCCAAAATGGGGTTCGAAGATGCCCTTAAGGAACTCGAACAAATCGTTCGGTCCCTGGAATCAGGCGATGCAAAACTGGACGAAGCGATTTCATCCTACGAACGCGGCGCCGCCCTGAAAAAGCATTGCGAAGCCAAATTGGCCGAAGCAAAGAGCCGTATTGAACGCATTTCATTCAGCAATGAAGGCGCCAGAACAGAGCAAGCAAACATTGAGTAG
- a CDS encoding response regulator: MKTCLVVDDSEPVRIVAREMLENLDLNVLEAADGLSALAICGEAMPDAILLDRNMPVMNGIEFLHALRTRDGGDRPVVIICTGEINVNLIQEAISAGADEYVLKPFDSVMVKQKLNRTGIIG; the protein is encoded by the coding sequence ATGAAAACGTGTCTGGTAGTCGACGATTCTGAACCTGTTCGGATTGTTGCCCGTGAAATGCTCGAAAACCTTGACCTGAACGTCCTGGAGGCGGCTGACGGCTTAAGTGCGCTCGCAATCTGCGGCGAGGCTATGCCCGATGCCATACTGCTCGACCGCAACATGCCGGTCATGAACGGCATAGAATTCCTGCACGCGCTGCGTACGCGGGACGGCGGGGACCGGCCTGTTGTCATAATCTGCACTGGCGAAATTAACGTAAACCTCATTCAGGAGGCGATATCCGCCGGCGCGGACGAATATGTGTTGAAGCCATTCGACAGCGTCATGGTGAAGCAGAAACTGAACCGCACCGGCATTATCGGGTAA
- a CDS encoding histone deacetylase family protein: protein MTTALYTHETCIRHDPGMGHPESSDRLKVVLAALDEKVFASLDRIEAPLATIEQIARVHPIDHVTRILDEIPKQGYARIDADTVVSPASGEAALRAAGAVCAAVDAVIAGTVKNAFCAIRPPGHHAEPAIPMGFCVFNSIAVGAAQARSQHGMERIAAIDFDVHHGNGTQAIFYDEPNLFYASTHQSPLYPGTGSPRETGCSNNIVNVPLPPGAGSDMFREAMTLRVLPALRRFAPEILLVSAGFDAHADDPLAGLRFTDDDYRWVTDELARVADECCEGRLVSALEGGYDLAALSRCAAIHVKTLMQA, encoded by the coding sequence ATGACAACGGCCCTGTATACGCATGAAACCTGTATTCGGCACGATCCCGGCATGGGGCACCCCGAATCGTCGGACCGGTTGAAGGTCGTCCTGGCCGCCCTTGACGAAAAGGTATTTGCGTCACTGGACCGAATCGAGGCGCCGCTGGCAACCATCGAGCAGATCGCGAGGGTCCATCCGATCGATCACGTAACGCGGATACTCGACGAAATACCGAAACAGGGCTATGCGCGGATCGATGCCGACACCGTCGTTTCGCCGGCATCCGGCGAGGCGGCTCTTCGCGCCGCCGGCGCGGTCTGCGCCGCCGTCGATGCCGTGATCGCCGGTACTGTAAAAAATGCTTTTTGCGCGATTCGGCCACCCGGCCATCACGCGGAACCGGCCATTCCGATGGGGTTTTGCGTATTCAACAGTATCGCGGTCGGCGCGGCGCAGGCGCGCAGCCAGCACGGGATGGAGCGTATTGCCGCCATCGATTTCGATGTTCATCACGGCAACGGCACGCAGGCAATCTTTTACGACGAGCCGAACCTGTTTTACGCATCCACCCACCAGTCGCCGCTCTATCCGGGAACGGGATCGCCCCGTGAAACCGGCTGCAGCAACAATATTGTCAACGTGCCGCTGCCGCCCGGCGCGGGTTCGGATATGTTCCGGGAAGCCATGACCCTGCGCGTGCTCCCCGCGTTGCGCCGCTTCGCGCCGGAAATCCTGCTGGTTTCGGCCGGTTTCGATGCCCACGCGGACGATCCCCTGGCCGGACTGCGCTTCACCGACGACGATTACCGCTGGGTGACCGACGAACTGGCGCGCGTCGCGGATGAATGCTGCGAGGGCCGCCTCGTGTCCGCCCTGGAAGGCGGCTATGACCTGGCCGCCCTGTCGCGCTGTGCCGCCATTCACGTAAAGACTCTGATGCAGGCATGA
- a CDS encoding efflux RND transporter periplasmic adaptor subunit, whose product MSRFWLGLTGTAAVLRFAAMATVAVLIPAAAAAQGMAASVNVDFVIEEPLSQTSPVIGRFVSKQSGIVAALMRGPVGDVAVAVGDRVRKGDVLASLVTERIRWSRELAAAELKARQARLRTAKAQLALTQQELARLANLRNSAAFSQARHEDKRNEVAKFLSEVGEREAEISSAAAELRLAEIDLYNAQIRAPYNAIVSEKHVSPGVYLNVGDPVVTLVNGEALEIEANVPAERISGLVPGRSVDIRLDNGMIQKATVRALVPTEHTQTRTRPVRFSQAFDAAFATERALAMNQSVTVLVPLGKPRNVVSVHKDGVIPRGGQNIVFVVEGGKALQREVQLGSAVGNRFEVLEGLRVGDAIVVRGNERLHPGQDVTYEGMPKDETAVASPKP is encoded by the coding sequence ATGAGCAGATTTTGGTTGGGGTTGACGGGGACGGCAGCCGTGTTGCGTTTCGCCGCCATGGCGACCGTGGCGGTGCTGATCCCGGCGGCCGCGGCGGCGCAAGGCATGGCGGCATCGGTCAATGTCGATTTCGTCATCGAGGAACCCCTGTCGCAGACTTCGCCCGTGATCGGGCGATTCGTTTCCAAGCAATCGGGTATTGTGGCGGCTCTGATGCGCGGGCCCGTCGGGGACGTGGCGGTGGCCGTCGGTGATCGGGTCAGGAAAGGCGACGTTCTGGCCAGCCTGGTAACCGAGCGGATCCGCTGGAGCCGGGAACTGGCGGCTGCGGAACTCAAGGCCAGACAGGCAAGGCTGAGGACGGCGAAGGCGCAGCTTGCCCTGACGCAACAGGAACTGGCCCGGCTGGCGAACCTGAGGAATTCAGCCGCCTTTTCACAGGCCCGGCATGAAGACAAACGTAACGAGGTGGCGAAGTTCCTCAGCGAGGTCGGCGAGCGCGAGGCGGAAATCAGCAGTGCGGCCGCGGAATTGCGGCTGGCGGAGATCGATTTGTACAACGCGCAAATTCGCGCGCCTTACAATGCGATTGTGTCGGAAAAGCACGTCTCGCCGGGGGTCTATCTGAATGTTGGCGATCCCGTCGTGACACTGGTCAATGGGGAAGCGCTGGAGATCGAGGCGAATGTTCCGGCGGAACGTATCAGCGGCCTCGTCCCCGGCCGCAGCGTGGATATCCGGCTCGACAACGGCATGATCCAGAAGGCGACGGTCAGGGCGCTGGTGCCGACTGAGCATACGCAGACGCGAACCCGGCCCGTTCGTTTCAGTCAGGCCTTCGACGCTGCATTCGCGACGGAACGCGCGCTGGCGATGAACCAGAGTGTGACGGTACTGGTGCCCCTTGGAAAGCCGCGCAATGTCGTATCCGTGCACAAGGACGGTGTCATTCCGCGGGGCGGACAGAACATCGTGTTCGTTGTCGAGGGCGGCAAGGCATTACAGCGTGAGGTGCAACTCGGCAGTGCGGTTGGCAATCGCTTCGAGGTGCTGGAAGGATTGCGGGTCGGCGACGCAATCGTCGTTCGCGGGAATGAGCGGCTTCACCCCGGACAGGACGTGACATACGAGGGCATGCCGAAGGACGAGACGGCTGTGGCTTCGCCAAAGCCGTAA
- a CDS encoding efflux RND transporter permease subunit: MNLIRLSIKRPIAVMAAVILAVLFGLVALNTIPIQLAPDLHRPIITISTNWYGAAPSEIEREILNRQEEALKGLEGLKRMVGNAQDGSSQIELEFSVSQNMDKALLLVANRLDRVNGYPEEADEPSLQTSGADDNSIAWFRLSRVPGNDRPIHTFGDFAEDIVKERLERVSGVGRVDVYGGAEREMQIIVDPAKMARYGLTVTDIVDRLRGANASITGGDVEEGKRRYIVRTDNEFKSPEQVAAVMLRSDSTTAASQVGRVTVGDIATVGFDYKKPVARIRTLGDESIAMSVKRETGANVIDTMKGVRAAVEELKRSALSDQGLEIEQIYDETIYIESAIDLVIQNIYVGGAFAVCILLLFLRSGRATLVIGLAIPVSVIASFVAMAVLGRSLNVISLAGIAFAVGMVVDAAIVVLENIYRLRERGMAPAEAAYRGAQQVWGAILVSALTTVMAFIPILIMQLEVGQLFRDIGVAISVAVLLSLVVSITVIPALSQRLLGHSVKSPGEGIRLPIVDTCARGFVKAATALASAVVRSRMLAIGVVSVVTLVMIYSTWQFLPKLEYLPKGNQNLIIGFILPPPGYNLKTTTDIARDLEDAVRPNWVKETGPEDASDGTPKMSHFFFVTFRDLTIVGAIAADGMRVGELIPVLSQPVFREPGTFGVMAQRSIFGRGVRGTRSIDLDISGPDLETVIGVAQQAAGLVEGVLPRSAGNQMRPQPGLELGAPELRIRPDPVRLADNGVTARDLGDTVDAFNDGLRVVEITVGAKRLDLMLTGSHSAVAETQGIGNMPIVTRSGTILPLRSLADIEVTAGPTSIRHVERARTVTLEIQPADTLALGEAVELLQRGVVDRMATDGLPPGVHMRFSGAADKLAETWGEMQIDLLMALIIVYLVMAVLFESFAYPLIILLSVPLATAGGVAGLVALNVAYFQPLDMLTLLGFVILIGIVVNNAILLVHQTLYHIRDEGMALEIAIVEATRNRIRPIFMSTLTSVMGMLPLVIMPGEGSEIYRGLGSVVIGGLALSAVLTLVIVPPLLGLFVGILERDRSGGAIAKDAAVNPAE; the protein is encoded by the coding sequence ATGAACCTGATCCGGCTATCTATAAAGCGGCCTATCGCCGTCATGGCGGCGGTAATCCTCGCGGTCCTCTTCGGCCTTGTCGCGCTGAATACGATTCCGATCCAGTTGGCGCCCGACCTCCATCGTCCGATTATCACGATTTCGACCAACTGGTACGGTGCCGCCCCGTCGGAAATCGAACGCGAAATCCTCAATCGCCAGGAAGAGGCCCTGAAGGGGCTGGAAGGCCTGAAGCGGATGGTCGGCAATGCCCAGGACGGCAGTAGCCAGATCGAACTGGAGTTCAGTGTTTCGCAGAACATGGACAAGGCGCTGCTGCTCGTCGCCAACCGGCTGGACCGGGTCAACGGCTACCCTGAGGAAGCCGACGAACCAAGTTTGCAGACTTCCGGCGCGGATGACAATTCCATTGCCTGGTTCCGGCTGTCCCGGGTGCCGGGCAATGACCGGCCAATTCACACCTTCGGCGATTTTGCGGAGGATATCGTCAAGGAACGTCTGGAACGCGTGTCCGGCGTCGGGCGCGTCGACGTCTATGGCGGCGCTGAACGGGAAATGCAGATCATCGTCGATCCCGCGAAGATGGCGCGCTATGGATTGACGGTGACCGATATTGTCGACCGCCTGCGCGGTGCCAACGCCTCCATCACGGGTGGCGATGTCGAGGAAGGCAAGCGCCGCTACATCGTGCGGACGGATAACGAATTCAAGTCGCCTGAACAGGTCGCCGCCGTGATGCTGCGATCCGACAGTACGACGGCGGCCAGCCAGGTCGGCCGGGTCACCGTTGGCGACATTGCGACAGTCGGCTTCGACTATAAAAAGCCCGTCGCGCGGATCAGGACGCTGGGCGATGAGTCGATTGCGATGAGCGTCAAGCGAGAGACCGGGGCCAATGTCATCGACACAATGAAGGGCGTTCGCGCGGCGGTCGAGGAACTGAAGCGGAGCGCCTTGTCGGATCAGGGCCTGGAAATTGAGCAGATTTACGACGAAACGATTTATATCGAATCGGCAATCGATCTGGTGATCCAGAACATCTATGTCGGCGGCGCCTTTGCCGTCTGCATTCTGCTGCTTTTCCTGCGGTCCGGCCGGGCGACGCTGGTAATCGGGCTGGCAATCCCGGTTTCGGTCATCGCCTCCTTTGTCGCCATGGCTGTGCTCGGGCGGTCGCTGAATGTCATCTCGCTGGCGGGTATTGCCTTCGCCGTCGGCATGGTTGTCGATGCGGCCATCGTGGTGCTTGAGAATATCTACCGGTTGCGTGAACGCGGTATGGCCCCTGCCGAAGCGGCCTATCGGGGCGCACAGCAGGTCTGGGGCGCAATTCTGGTTTCCGCGCTGACGACCGTAATGGCGTTCATCCCCATCCTGATCATGCAGCTTGAGGTGGGGCAGCTTTTCCGGGATATCGGCGTTGCGATTTCCGTTGCGGTGCTGTTGTCACTGGTCGTTTCGATAACGGTCATTCCGGCTCTTTCCCAACGCCTGCTGGGACACAGTGTGAAATCGCCGGGCGAGGGGATCCGGCTTCCGATCGTCGATACTTGTGCGCGGGGTTTCGTGAAAGCGGCAACCGCGCTTGCCTCGGCGGTCGTGCGCAGCAGGATGCTGGCCATCGGCGTCGTGTCCGTCGTTACCCTGGTAATGATCTATTCCACCTGGCAGTTTCTGCCGAAACTGGAATATCTGCCCAAGGGCAATCAGAACCTGATCATCGGATTCATCCTGCCGCCGCCGGGATATAATCTGAAGACGACCACCGATATCGCGCGGGATCTTGAAGATGCGGTGCGGCCGAACTGGGTCAAGGAAACCGGACCGGAAGATGCGTCGGACGGTACGCCAAAAATGTCGCATTTCTTTTTTGTCACCTTCCGCGACCTGACCATCGTCGGCGCCATCGCGGCCGATGGCATGCGGGTCGGCGAACTGATCCCGGTCCTGAGCCAGCCTGTTTTCCGGGAGCCAGGCACCTTCGGTGTGATGGCCCAGCGATCCATCTTCGGACGTGGCGTACGGGGCACCCGGTCTATCGACCTGGATATATCCGGGCCGGACCTGGAGACGGTCATCGGGGTCGCGCAGCAGGCAGCAGGCCTGGTGGAGGGCGTATTGCCGCGAAGCGCGGGAAATCAGATGCGGCCGCAGCCGGGGCTTGAACTCGGGGCGCCTGAATTACGTATCAGGCCCGATCCCGTACGTCTGGCGGATAACGGTGTCACGGCGCGCGATCTCGGCGATACGGTCGATGCATTCAATGACGGGCTTCGGGTCGTCGAAATCACGGTTGGCGCGAAGCGGCTCGACCTCATGCTGACGGGGTCGCATTCCGCGGTCGCCGAAACGCAGGGAATCGGGAACATGCCGATCGTCACGCGATCCGGCACCATACTCCCGCTACGGTCGCTGGCCGATATCGAAGTGACGGCCGGTCCGACCTCTATCCGACATGTGGAGCGCGCGCGGACGGTTACCCTCGAGATTCAGCCGGCGGACACTCTGGCGCTCGGCGAGGCGGTGGAGCTTCTTCAGCGTGGCGTGGTCGACAGGATGGCGACGGACGGGCTGCCGCCTGGCGTTCATATGCGGTTCTCGGGCGCGGCCGACAAACTGGCGGAAACCTGGGGCGAGATGCAGATCGACCTGCTGATGGCGCTGATCATCGTGTATCTGGTAATGGCGGTGCTGTTCGAAAGCTTTGCCTATCCGCTGATCATTCTATTGTCCGTTCCCCTGGCGACGGCCGGTGGCGTGGCGGGGCTGGTCGCCCTGAACGTGGCGTACTTCCAGCCGCTCGACATGTTGACCCTCCTTGGCTTCGTGATCCTGATCGGCATTGTCGTGAATAACGCCATCCTGCTTGTCCACCAGACCCTCTACCATATCCGCGACGAGGGTATGGCGCTCGAAATCGCAATAGTCGAAGCGACACGGAACCGGATCCGGCCGATTTTCATGTCCACGCTGACGAGCGTCATGGGCATGCTGCCGCTGGTGATCATGCCCGGCGAGGGGTCTGAAATCTATCGCGGGCTGGGTTCCGTGGTTATTGGCGGGCTGGCCCTTTCCGCCGTGCTGACGCTGGTAATTGTGCCACCCCTCCTGGGCCTGTTCGTCGGTATCCTTGAGCGCGACCGCTCGGGCGGCGCCATCGCGAAGGATGCCGCCGTAAACCCCGCGGAATAA